One genomic segment of Brassica napus cultivar Da-Ae chromosome A3, Da-Ae, whole genome shotgun sequence includes these proteins:
- the LOC106428551 gene encoding uncharacterized protein LOC106428551, translated as MASPRHLKDLLEEDQEPFQLQSYISDRRRQITHLQVKKRGPVSHNAGLPSRFCRNACFFSLRESPDPKKSPLFEPKSPNRSQNAIFVNIPARTASMLLEAAVRIQKQSSEGSKTKTRNVGNAFGIFGSVLKKLTHRKKREISGGGVSSVKDMLRWESPVVRKIVTKRKGEEQNSSQTQKTASEKQFSRRSSSSGVWSESVTNGERSWECDFEPSISSSSGSDGLDELACGLMNGSDLSEDKRFCESPFHFVLQTTMSSPGGFRTPNFTSPAASPRHDYPEMKKDSYEVEKLKKLEVEEEEEEEDKEQSSPVSVLDPPFEDDDEDIHMDDNNITSSFRSVQKAKHLLLQKLCRFEQLASLDPLELEETMSDQVTEEDSEEEEMINRYQREIITQRVLKTYFEDMTKVPEGIEALISDLVSEELQYNSLLQDGEPQVAKSVCERLRSWRDVESNTIDMMVEHDFRTERLGSWRSKNEAEVAEAVVEIEFEIFEDLVEELSQDIGGNR; from the exons ATGGCGTCACCGAGACACTTGAAAGATCTTCTTGAAGAAGATCAAGAACCGTTTCAACTTCAGAGTTACATTTCCGACCGACGTCGCCAAATAACGCATTTACAGGTCAAGAAACGCGGACCAGTCTCTCATAACGCTGGACTTCCTTCACGTTTCTGCCGCAACGCTTGTTTTTTCTCCCTACGTGAATCGCCTGACCCGAAGAAGTCTCCACTCTTCGAACCCAAGTCGCCGAACCGGAGCCAAAACGCTATTTTTGTCAACATACCGGCGAGAACCGCTTCTATGCTACTAGAAGCTGCGGTTAGGATACAGAAACAATCGTCCGAGGGGTCAAAAACGAAGACGCGGAACGTAGGAAACGCGTTTGGTATATTTGGGTCAGTGTTAAAGAAGCTAACGCACCGGAAGAAACGCGAAATCAGCGGCGGTGGAGTTTCTTCGGTTAAGGATATGTTGAGATGGGAATCTCCAGTTGTTCGTAAAATAGTTACTAAACGCAAAGGAGAAGAACAAAACTCCTCCCAAACGCAGAAAACCGCGTCTGAGAAGCAGTTCTCACGTAGGTCTAGTAGTAGTGGTGTTTGGTCAGAGAGTGTTACAAACGGAGAGAGATCTTGGGAGTGCGATTTCGAACCGTCGATTAGCTCAAGCAGCGGATCGGACGGTTTAGATGAGTTAGCGTGTGGGTTGATGAACGGTTCAGATTTGTCGGAGGATAAACGCTTTTGTGAAAGCCCGTTTCATTTTGTTCTCCAAACAACAATGTCTTCTCCCGGCGGTTTCAGAACGCCGAATTTCACGTCGCCTGCGGCTTCTCCACGCCACGATTATCCAGag ATGAAGAAAGATAGTTATGAAGTAGAGAAGCTAAAGAAACTAGAagtagaggaggaagaagaagaagaagataaggaACAGAGCAGCCCAGTTTCAGTTTTGGACCCTCCATTTGAGGACGATGACGAAGACATTCACATGGATGACAATAACATCACTTCCAGCTTCAGATCTGTACAAA AAGCAAAGCATCTGCTTCTACAGAAGCTTTGTAGATTTGAGCAACTCGCGAGTTTGGATCCCTTGGAACTCGAGGAAACAATGTCTGACCAAGTGACCGAGGAGGAtagcgaagaagaagagatgataaATCGTTATCAGCGTGAGATAATAACTCAGAGAGTTCTCAAAACGTATTTTGAAGACATGACAAAAGTTCCTGAAGGCATAGAAGCGTTGATCTCAGACCTTGTATCAGAGGAATTACAATACAACAGCTTGTTGCAAGACGGTGAACCCCAAGTAGCCAAGAGCGTATGCGAGAGACTGAGATCTTGGAGAGATGTGGAGTCAAACACTATTGATATGATGGTAGAACATGATTTCAGAACAGAGAGGTTGGGATCATGGAGATCAAAGAACGAGGCAGAAGTCGCAGAGGCGGTTGTGGAGATCGAATTTGAGATTTTTGAGGATTTGGTTGAAGAACTATCACAAGACATTGGTGGAAATCGATGA